One region of Flavobacterium sp. KACC 22763 genomic DNA includes:
- the ahcY gene encoding adenosylhomocysteinase — MSTTTTPYVAYKVKDISLAAWGRKEIELAEAEMPGLMALRAEYKDEQPLKGARIAGCLHMTIQTAVLIETLIALGAEVTWSSCNIFSTQDQAAAAIAAAGISVYAWKGLNEEEFDWCIEQTLFFGEDRKPLNMILDDGGDLTNMVIDRYPELVPGIKGLSEETTTGVHRLYERVKAGTLPMPAININDSVTKSKFDNKYGCKESAVDAIRRATDLMLAGKRVIVCGYGDVGKGTAASFRGAGSIVTVTEIDPICALQAAMDGYEVKKLDTVIANADIIITTTGNKDIVVGSHFEKMKDKTVVCNIGHFDNEIDMAWLNKNHGASKIEIKPQVDKYTIAGKDIIILAEGRLVNLGCATGHPSFVMSNSFTNQTLAQIELWKNSAAYKNEVYMLPKHLDEKVAALHLAKLGVELETLREDQAAYIGVEVQGPFKPEYYRY; from the coding sequence ATGAGTACTACAACTACGCCTTATGTGGCTTATAAAGTAAAAGACATTTCTCTAGCGGCTTGGGGAAGAAAAGAGATTGAACTAGCTGAAGCTGAAATGCCAGGTTTAATGGCACTTCGCGCTGAATATAAAGACGAACAACCATTAAAAGGTGCTCGTATTGCTGGATGTTTACACATGACGATTCAAACTGCTGTTTTGATCGAAACTTTAATTGCTCTTGGTGCAGAAGTTACTTGGTCTTCTTGTAACATTTTCTCTACTCAGGATCAAGCTGCTGCTGCTATCGCTGCTGCTGGAATTTCTGTTTACGCTTGGAAAGGTTTAAATGAAGAAGAATTTGACTGGTGTATTGAGCAGACTTTATTCTTTGGTGAAGATAGAAAACCATTAAACATGATCTTGGATGATGGTGGAGATTTAACAAACATGGTTATCGATCGTTACCCAGAATTAGTTCCTGGAATTAAAGGTCTTTCTGAAGAAACTACAACTGGTGTTCACAGACTTTACGAAAGAGTAAAAGCTGGAACTTTACCAATGCCTGCTATCAACATTAACGATTCTGTTACTAAATCTAAATTTGATAACAAATACGGATGTAAAGAATCTGCAGTAGACGCTATTCGTCGTGCAACTGATTTAATGTTAGCTGGAAAAAGAGTAATCGTTTGTGGATATGGTGACGTAGGAAAAGGAACTGCTGCTTCTTTTAGAGGTGCTGGTTCTATTGTAACAGTTACTGAAATCGATCCAATTTGTGCTTTACAAGCTGCAATGGACGGTTATGAAGTTAAAAAATTAGATACTGTAATTGCTAATGCTGACATCATCATTACAACTACAGGAAATAAAGATATCGTTGTTGGAAGTCATTTTGAAAAAATGAAAGACAAAACTGTTGTTTGTAACATCGGACACTTTGATAACGAAATCGACATGGCTTGGTTAAACAAAAACCACGGTGCTTCTAAAATCGAAATCAAACCTCAGGTTGACAAATATACTATCGCTGGAAAAGATATCATTATCTTAGCTGAAGGTCGTTTAGTAAACCTTGGTTGTGCTACAGGTCACCCAAGTTTTGTAATGAGCAACTCATTTACAAACCAAACTTTAGCTCAAATCGAATTATGGAAAAACAGCGCAGCTTACAAAAATGAAGTTTACATGTTACCAAAACATTTAGATGAAAAAGTTGCTGCTTTACACTTAGCTAAATTAGGCGTTGAATTGGAAACTTTACGTGAAGATCAAGCTGCTTATATTGGTGTTGAAGTTCAAGGTCCATTCAAACCAGAGTACTACAGATACTAA
- a CDS encoding 4'-phosphopantetheinyl transferase family protein produces the protein MPLFQTIQFNENTKILIWEITESFEELYSRVTLKEKTQRRLDGMKSQMHQRAFLSVRMLIQEMGFTDKDLHYDEFGKPYFDCDNHISITHSYHFAAIIISKEKVGIDMELQRDKIQRIADKFTDFECKYLEPKSTEEYIKKLTVIWGAKEAIFKIRNEKGISFKDHINVNNFSLEETQTQASLHFDNLIKDFDVHYQEVQSDNFEGTFTLVYAFEK, from the coding sequence ATGCCTTTATTTCAGACCATACAATTCAACGAAAATACTAAAATTCTAATTTGGGAAATAACCGAATCTTTTGAAGAATTGTACAGTCGCGTTACTTTGAAAGAAAAGACGCAACGCAGACTAGACGGAATGAAATCTCAAATGCATCAGCGTGCTTTTTTAAGTGTTCGAATGCTGATTCAGGAAATGGGGTTTACAGATAAAGATCTGCATTATGATGAATTCGGGAAACCGTATTTTGATTGTGATAATCATATCTCAATTACACATTCGTACCATTTTGCGGCGATTATTATAAGCAAAGAAAAGGTTGGAATTGATATGGAATTACAGCGCGATAAAATTCAGAGAATTGCAGATAAATTTACAGATTTCGAATGCAAGTATTTAGAACCGAAATCTACAGAAGAATACATAAAAAAACTTACCGTTATCTGGGGTGCCAAAGAGGCAATCTTTAAAATTAGAAATGAAAAAGGTATAAGTTTTAAAGATCATATTAATGTAAACAACTTCTCTTTAGAAGAAACCCAAACGCAGGCAAGTCTTCATTTTGATAATTTGATTAAGGATTTTGATGTTCATTATCAGGAAGTTCAATCAGATAATTTTGAGGGAACTTTTACTTTGGTTTATGCTTTTGAGAAATAA
- a CDS encoding group III truncated hemoglobin, whose translation MKKQIENRADVSFLVHQFYAKIRADREIGFYFNEMISDWDAHLEKLTDFWETNLFGVRKYKGNPHAVHNEVDAHFDEKITPNEFGIWLNHWFQTIDEHFEGENAETLKRRARKMSTFLYMSMFQHRQKESEI comes from the coding sequence ATGAAAAAACAAATAGAAAATAGAGCTGATGTATCTTTTTTAGTGCATCAATTTTATGCTAAAATAAGAGCCGATCGAGAAATCGGCTTTTATTTTAATGAAATGATTTCTGATTGGGATGCGCATCTCGAAAAACTGACAGATTTTTGGGAAACCAATCTATTTGGTGTCCGAAAATACAAAGGAAACCCTCATGCTGTTCACAACGAAGTTGACGCTCATTTTGATGAAAAAATTACTCCTAATGAATTCGGAATCTGGTTAAATCATTGGTTTCAAACTATTGACGAACATTTTGAAGGTGAGAATGCCGAAACACTAAAAAGACGCGCCCGTAAAATGAGCACTTTTCTGTACATGAGTATGTTTCAGCACAGACAAAAAGAAAGCGAGATTTAA
- a CDS encoding Crp/Fnr family transcriptional regulator: MITVGLLEKYGVIKKSFTKNDIIFEEGNLPSNYYQIISGEVKMSNYNDDGREFIQGIFYNGQSFGEPPLFLNQKYPANAIAVENTELFILPKENFMKLLEENPKVSIQIIENLAQRLYYKSVMAAEISTHEPEHRVLKLIDHGIAYFNFQKDKNGYLINFTRQQIGDLTGLRVETVIRTIKALEKKGELKIINRKVYR; the protein is encoded by the coding sequence ATGATTACAGTTGGATTACTAGAAAAGTACGGAGTTATAAAAAAATCATTTACTAAAAATGACATTATTTTTGAAGAAGGGAATCTTCCGTCAAATTACTACCAGATTATTTCTGGTGAAGTAAAGATGAGTAATTACAATGATGACGGACGCGAATTTATTCAAGGCATATTTTATAATGGACAATCTTTTGGAGAACCTCCATTATTCTTAAATCAAAAATATCCAGCAAATGCAATAGCTGTTGAAAACACTGAGCTTTTTATTCTTCCAAAAGAAAACTTCATGAAGCTTTTAGAAGAAAATCCAAAAGTAAGTATTCAAATAATCGAAAATCTAGCACAAAGATTGTATTATAAATCAGTTATGGCTGCCGAAATCTCGACGCATGAACCCGAGCATCGCGTTCTAAAACTGATTGATCACGGAATTGCTTATTTCAATTTTCAAAAAGATAAAAATGGCTATCTCATTAATTTTACCAGACAGCAAATTGGAGATTTAACTGGTTTACGTGTAGAAACGGTTATTAGAACAATAAAAGCATTAGAGAAAAAAGGCGAACTGAAGATTATTAATCGAAAAGTATACAGATAA
- a CDS encoding geranylgeranylglyceryl/heptaprenylglyceryl phosphate synthase, translating to MQEQILTIRQQILEAKSNGQKLLAVLLDPDKIVLENVNHLIEKINGSPATHIFVGGSIVQNNILEELISELKQKTNLPVILFPGDPSQISPKADGILFLSLLSGRNPDYLIEYQVQAAPILKKTSLEVISTGYILIESGNETAVARVSKTKPLSRENLDLVLATAQAGEMLGNQLIYLEAGSGAKQSVPTEMIELISQNIQIPVIVGGGIVDLQGIQKAYQAGADLVVIGTAFENNSRFFEL from the coding sequence ATGCAAGAACAAATACTCACTATTAGACAACAGATTTTAGAAGCTAAAAGCAATGGCCAAAAATTACTGGCAGTGCTTTTGGATCCTGATAAAATTGTATTGGAAAATGTCAATCATTTAATTGAAAAAATTAATGGTTCGCCTGCGACTCACATTTTTGTTGGAGGAAGTATTGTTCAGAACAACATTTTAGAAGAATTGATTTCGGAGTTAAAGCAAAAAACAAACCTTCCTGTTATTTTGTTTCCAGGAGACCCTTCTCAGATTTCACCAAAAGCAGATGGTATTTTGTTTCTTTCTTTATTGTCTGGCCGAAATCCAGATTATTTGATTGAATATCAGGTTCAGGCTGCTCCAATTCTTAAGAAAACAAGTTTAGAAGTTATTTCTACAGGTTATATTTTAATTGAAAGCGGCAATGAGACAGCTGTTGCCCGTGTGAGTAAAACAAAACCTTTAAGTCGTGAGAATCTTGATTTGGTTTTGGCAACAGCACAAGCGGGTGAAATGCTAGGGAATCAGCTCATTTATTTAGAAGCGGGAAGTGGTGCAAAACAGTCTGTTCCAACAGAAATGATTGAACTTATTTCTCAAAACATTCAAATTCCTGTTATTGTTGGTGGAGGAATTGTAGATTTGCAAGGAATTCAAAAAGCCTATCAGGCTGGAGCAGATTTGGTTGTTATTGGAACTGCTTTTGAAAATAACAGTCGTTTTTTTGAGTTATAA
- the pnuC gene encoding nicotinamide riboside transporter PnuC: MIDFFLESYKNAPLWHIALEFLVFVCGILSVWFAKKENIWVYPTGLIATAISVYLLYVAGYIGDMIINAYFSIMSIYGWYVWAKGGTAEDNLPITRTNFNEKIIGILLFIVTVFVVFGIYKYFDYEIHKDNYVDMISSGIFFAGMWYMARKKIENWTLWIIGDIIVVPLYAYRGLGMLSLQYIIFTILAISAYLEWRKILDSKKQPS; the protein is encoded by the coding sequence ATGATAGATTTTTTTTTAGAAAGTTATAAGAACGCACCGCTATGGCATATTGCTTTGGAGTTCCTAGTGTTTGTCTGTGGGATTTTAAGCGTTTGGTTTGCTAAAAAAGAAAATATCTGGGTGTATCCGACAGGACTGATTGCGACAGCAATATCAGTATATCTGCTTTATGTTGCAGGTTATATCGGCGATATGATTATAAATGCGTATTTTTCAATAATGAGTATCTACGGCTGGTATGTATGGGCAAAAGGTGGAACTGCAGAAGATAATCTGCCAATTACCCGTACAAATTTTAATGAAAAAATAATCGGAATCTTACTGTTTATTGTGACTGTTTTTGTAGTTTTCGGGATTTATAAATATTTTGATTACGAAATACATAAAGACAATTATGTTGATATGATTTCGTCAGGAATATTTTTCGCAGGAATGTGGTATATGGCCAGAAAAAAAATAGAAAACTGGACACTTTGGATTATTGGTGATATTATTGTTGTGCCTCTCTACGCTTATCGTGGCTTAGGGATGTTGTCACTTCAGTACATAATTTTTACAATTTTGGCTATTTCAGCTTATTTAGAATGGAGAAAGATCTTAGACAGCAAAAAACAACCATCATAA
- a CDS encoding DUF4301 family protein, translated as MEKDLRQQKTTIIKIALFGPESTGKTTLAKQLADYYETEWVPEFARDYLQEKWEENKHICVADDMMPIAYGQTALENEKLANANKYLFCDTNLMVTKVFSEMYYGFCDPLLNEAALKHEYDLFFLTDIDVPWEKDDIRDTPEGRESVFSVFKQTLIDTKKPFITLSGDKETRLAKATAIIDELTLAKEHDFSSNDFVQIYNRGISFATILKQLKSFKRGIAKSNLIRPATVNDGILSLSDEEFQQKALFFDQQKDKFKIKKFVPASGAATRMYKFLTAFLNDFDITRETINAYINRKNDKELAIFIVGMEKFPFFETVDKKLREIYPEFETLERDYKNYYFIKLLLSPDYYNSANKPKAVLPFHQYDTHIANPIEEHLNECVHYASSKNVSNLHFTVSEIHQNLFEVAVDEIKEKIEKPSGIKIDIGYSYQNKSTDSITIDEKNKLVKDKNDNLVFRPGGHGALIENLNNLDADVIFIKNIDNVIQNHIDQITLYKKALAGVLVEMQQKVFEYLRLIDQERIKEDNIEEILHFLEKSFSVEMTADFNKFTFENKVSKLKELLDRPIRVCGMVKNEGEPGGGPFWVMNKKGIKSLQIVETSQVDLEDKKQEKILAEATHFNPVDLVCGIKNYKDEKFDLLQYVDREAGFIVEKSVEGKSVKNYELPGLWNGSMANWLTVFVAVPLITFNPVKTVNDLLKAAHQPQ; from the coding sequence ATGGAGAAAGATCTTAGACAGCAAAAAACAACCATCATAAAAATTGCTTTGTTTGGTCCTGAAAGTACAGGAAAAACAACCTTAGCAAAACAGCTTGCAGATTATTACGAAACCGAATGGGTTCCTGAGTTTGCACGCGATTATTTGCAAGAAAAATGGGAGGAGAATAAGCATATTTGTGTAGCCGATGATATGATGCCAATTGCGTACGGTCAGACTGCATTAGAAAACGAAAAACTGGCCAATGCAAATAAATACTTGTTTTGTGATACCAATTTAATGGTAACCAAAGTATTTTCTGAAATGTATTATGGCTTTTGCGATCCGCTTTTGAATGAAGCGGCGCTCAAGCATGAATATGATTTGTTTTTCCTTACTGACATTGATGTTCCTTGGGAGAAAGATGATATTCGTGATACTCCTGAAGGAAGAGAAAGCGTGTTTTCTGTTTTTAAACAAACTTTAATCGATACAAAAAAGCCTTTTATAACCTTATCAGGTGATAAAGAAACACGTTTGGCAAAAGCAACAGCTATTATTGATGAATTGACTTTAGCTAAAGAACATGATTTTTCATCTAATGATTTTGTCCAGATATACAATAGAGGAATCTCTTTTGCGACTATTTTAAAACAATTAAAAAGTTTTAAAAGAGGAATTGCAAAAAGCAATTTAATTAGACCCGCTACAGTCAACGATGGGATTTTGAGTTTGTCAGACGAAGAATTTCAACAGAAAGCGTTATTTTTTGATCAGCAGAAGGATAAATTTAAAATTAAAAAATTTGTTCCAGCTTCAGGTGCAGCGACAAGAATGTACAAATTCTTAACGGCATTTCTGAATGATTTTGATATTACAAGAGAAACAATAAACGCTTACATCAACAGAAAAAATGATAAAGAACTTGCCATTTTTATCGTTGGTATGGAGAAGTTTCCCTTTTTTGAAACAGTAGACAAAAAATTAAGAGAAATCTATCCTGAATTTGAGACTTTAGAACGAGATTATAAAAATTACTATTTTATAAAATTGCTATTGTCTCCAGATTATTATAATTCAGCAAACAAGCCCAAAGCTGTATTACCATTTCATCAATATGATACACATATTGCCAATCCGATTGAAGAACATTTGAATGAGTGCGTACATTATGCGTCATCAAAAAATGTATCCAATTTGCATTTTACAGTTTCAGAAATACATCAAAATTTATTTGAAGTAGCAGTTGATGAAATTAAAGAGAAGATCGAAAAACCTTCAGGTATTAAGATTGATATCGGATATTCTTATCAAAATAAAAGCACAGATTCTATTACAATAGATGAAAAAAATAAACTGGTAAAAGATAAGAATGACAATTTAGTTTTTAGACCAGGCGGGCATGGCGCTTTGATTGAAAATTTAAATAATTTGGATGCTGATGTGATCTTTATTAAAAATATAGATAATGTAATTCAGAATCATATTGATCAAATTACATTATATAAAAAAGCTTTGGCTGGTGTTTTGGTCGAGATGCAGCAAAAAGTTTTTGAATATTTAAGATTAATTGATCAAGAGAGAATCAAAGAAGATAATATTGAAGAAATTCTTCATTTTTTAGAAAAGAGTTTTAGTGTAGAAATGACTGCGGATTTCAATAAATTTACTTTTGAGAATAAAGTAAGTAAGCTAAAAGAACTTTTAGACAGACCAATTCGCGTTTGCGGAATGGTAAAAAATGAAGGAGAGCCTGGAGGTGGACCGTTTTGGGTTATGAATAAAAAAGGGATAAAATCGCTTCAGATTGTGGAGACTTCTCAAGTTGATTTAGAAGATAAAAAGCAAGAGAAGATTTTGGCTGAGGCAACACATTTTAATCCAGTAGATTTGGTTTGTGGTATAAAAAACTATAAAGACGAAAAGTTTGATCTGTTGCAATATGTAGATCGAGAAGCCGGATTTATTGTAGAAAAAAGTGTTGAAGGGAAATCGGTTAAAAATTACGAATTACCAGGTTTATGGAACGGATCAATGGCCAATTGGTTAACTGTTTTTGTTGCAGTTCCGTTGATTACTTTTAATCCCGTAAAAACGGTAAACGATTTGTTGAAAGCGGCACATCAGCCACAATAA
- the arfB gene encoding alternative ribosome rescue aminoacyl-tRNA hydrolase ArfB, producing MDSEKIISELNFKAVRSSGSGGQNVNKVSSKVVLSFDLNASQALTEDEKLLLLENISARLTSENILILNCDEDRSQLKNKEIVTKRFLEIIKKGLYVPKIRKATKVPKAVIKKRIKDKKNISDLKQSRRKPNLD from the coding sequence ATGGATTCAGAAAAAATTATATCAGAATTAAACTTTAAAGCCGTTCGAAGCAGCGGTTCTGGCGGGCAAAACGTAAATAAAGTTTCGTCTAAAGTAGTTTTGAGTTTTGATCTGAATGCTTCTCAAGCTTTGACTGAAGACGAAAAATTACTTTTACTGGAAAATATTTCAGCAAGATTAACTTCCGAAAACATCTTGATCTTGAATTGTGACGAAGACCGTAGTCAGCTTAAAAACAAAGAGATTGTAACCAAACGATTTCTGGAAATTATTAAAAAAGGACTTTATGTTCCTAAAATTAGAAAGGCGACAAAAGTTCCAAAAGCTGTAATTAAAAAAAGAATTAAGGATAAGAAGAATATTTCTGATTTGAAGCAATCCAGAAGAAAACCTAACTTAGATTAA
- a CDS encoding TonB-dependent receptor: MKTIFKGTEVLSCKGSEVQKMSRTSSIFFSLFSIFFSLFSFAQQQDSTKVTQLDDVLVSAVRVTSKTPVSFSNMDKKEIKYRNLGQDIPVLMNYMPSVVTTSDAGNGVGYTGIRVRGSDATRVNVTINGIPYNDAESQGTFWVNMPDFASSVESLQLQRGVGTSTNGAGAFGASLNLLTDSYARKATGEISSSAGSFNTIKNTVKFSTGLLNDHFEIAGRLSTIKTHGYIDRGSADLKSYFLQGTYVGKTTLIKALVFGGTEKTYQSWNGIDAETLNANRTFNSAGMYTDDAGNVHFYDNETDNYNQDHYQLHWSESISDKWSTNLAFHYTKGKGYYENYKEDEPVEGYGPIKPTKTVEDDNGNLVPVTDLIRQKWLDNDFYGTTFSAKYVTEKLNVILGGGWNKYEGDHFGKVIWAQYSDQSALGAHYYDDYSSKTDGNVFAKANYQFTEKLSFYGDLQYRNVKYKANSKETGLVDDNFNFFNPKAGLNYAFNEKNTLYFSYARANREPNRTDYEGGNVKPEKLNDFELGWRFNSEKFQLNSNLYYMGYKDQLILTGRLDDVGNPIRANTEKSYRLGFEFDATIALSEKFTLRPNFTLSSNKNVDLAVDGEYYGTTKIAYSPEVIAGNVIVYKPIERLYLSLLQKYVGEQYMNNIELPAAKLADYFVNDFNASYEIKPKTIFQSITITALVNNIFDKKYVSNGYMWDVYPYYYPQAGTNFLIGLSLKF, encoded by the coding sequence ATGAAAACTATTTTTAAAGGTACTGAGGTACTAAGTTGCAAAGGTTCTGAGGTTCAAAAGATGAGCAGAACCAGTTCTATTTTCTTTTCTCTATTTTCTATTTTCTTTTCCCTATTTTCTTTTGCACAGCAGCAGGATTCTACCAAAGTAACTCAGCTTGATGATGTATTGGTTTCTGCAGTTCGTGTTACTTCAAAAACTCCGGTGAGTTTTAGCAATATGGATAAAAAGGAAATTAAGTATAGAAATTTAGGTCAGGATATTCCTGTTCTGATGAATTACATGCCTTCAGTCGTAACTACTTCAGATGCTGGGAATGGTGTTGGTTATACTGGTATTCGTGTACGAGGAAGCGACGCAACACGTGTAAACGTAACTATAAACGGAATTCCGTACAATGATGCAGAAAGCCAAGGAACGTTTTGGGTAAATATGCCCGATTTTGCTTCTTCTGTAGAAAGTCTTCAATTACAGCGCGGAGTAGGAACATCAACAAATGGAGCAGGAGCTTTCGGAGCCAGTTTGAATTTATTGACCGATAGTTATGCTAGAAAAGCGACAGGTGAAATCTCAAGTTCTGCAGGTTCATTCAATACAATTAAAAATACAGTAAAGTTTAGTACTGGTTTATTAAATGATCATTTTGAAATTGCTGGACGTTTGTCTACAATAAAAACACACGGATATATTGATCGCGGAAGTGCCGATTTGAAATCATATTTCTTGCAGGGAACTTATGTTGGCAAAACAACTTTGATTAAAGCGTTGGTTTTTGGAGGAACTGAAAAAACGTATCAATCTTGGAACGGAATCGATGCAGAAACTCTTAATGCAAATCGTACTTTTAATTCTGCCGGAATGTACACAGACGATGCAGGAAATGTTCATTTTTATGATAACGAAACCGATAATTACAATCAGGATCATTATCAATTGCACTGGAGTGAATCTATTTCTGATAAATGGAGCACAAACTTGGCATTCCATTATACAAAAGGAAAAGGATATTACGAAAATTATAAAGAAGACGAACCTGTTGAAGGTTATGGGCCAATTAAGCCAACAAAAACAGTTGAAGATGACAATGGAAATTTAGTTCCAGTAACCGATTTGATTCGTCAAAAATGGTTGGATAATGATTTCTACGGAACGACTTTTTCTGCTAAATATGTAACAGAAAAACTAAATGTTATTTTAGGTGGAGGTTGGAATAAATATGAAGGTGATCATTTCGGAAAAGTAATCTGGGCGCAATATTCAGATCAATCAGCATTAGGGGCTCATTACTATGATGATTATTCGTCTAAAACAGATGGTAACGTTTTCGCGAAAGCAAATTATCAATTCACAGAAAAATTAAGTTTCTATGGAGATTTACAGTACAGAAATGTGAAATATAAAGCAAATAGTAAAGAAACTGGTTTAGTAGACGATAATTTTAATTTCTTTAATCCGAAAGCTGGTTTGAATTATGCTTTCAATGAAAAAAACACTTTGTATTTCTCTTACGCAAGAGCAAATCGTGAACCAAATAGAACAGATTACGAAGGTGGAAATGTAAAGCCAGAAAAACTGAATGATTTTGAATTAGGTTGGAGATTCAATTCAGAGAAATTTCAATTGAATTCTAATTTGTATTATATGGGATACAAAGACCAGTTGATTTTAACAGGAAGACTAGACGATGTTGGAAACCCGATTCGTGCGAATACTGAGAAAAGTTACCGTTTAGGATTTGAGTTTGATGCCACAATTGCGCTTTCTGAGAAATTCACATTAAGACCAAACTTTACTTTAAGCAGTAATAAAAATGTTGATTTAGCAGTTGATGGAGAATATTACGGAACAACCAAAATTGCCTATTCTCCAGAAGTAATTGCAGGAAACGTGATTGTGTATAAGCCGATAGAAAGATTGTATCTTTCATTATTGCAAAAATATGTTGGAGAGCAATACATGAATAATATTGAGCTTCCGGCCGCTAAACTGGCAGATTACTTTGTGAACGATTTTAATGCATCTTACGAAATAAAACCAAAAACGATTTTTCAATCGATAACAATCACAGCTTTGGTGAATAATATTTTCGATAAAAAATATGTTTCAAACGGTTATATGTGGGATGTTTATCCATACTATTATCCGCAAGCAGGAACCAATTTCTTAATTGGTTTGAGTTTGAAATTTTAA
- the greA gene encoding transcription elongation factor GreA, producing MSKVSYYTAEGLKKLKDELEHLKSVMRPKASQDIADARDKGDLSENAEYDAAKEAQGLLEMRIAKLEEVYANARLIDESQLDVSKVLVLSNVKIKNQSNGMEMKYTLVAESEADLKTGKISVTSPIGKGLLGKSVGEVAEITVPNGVLKFEILEISRD from the coding sequence ATGAGTAAAGTATCTTATTATACAGCAGAAGGATTAAAAAAATTAAAAGATGAATTGGAGCATTTAAAGAGTGTAATGCGTCCAAAGGCATCTCAAGATATTGCAGATGCAAGAGATAAAGGTGATTTGTCTGAAAATGCAGAATATGATGCAGCAAAAGAAGCGCAAGGTTTATTAGAAATGAGAATTGCTAAACTTGAAGAAGTATATGCAAATGCAAGATTAATTGATGAATCGCAATTAGATGTTTCTAAAGTTTTGGTTTTATCGAATGTAAAGATCAAAAACCAAAGTAACGGAATGGAGATGAAATATACACTTGTTGCAGAAAGCGAAGCAGATTTAAAAACAGGTAAAATCTCTGTAACTTCTCCTATCGGGAAAGGTTTATTAGGAAAATCTGTTGGAGAAGTAGCCGAAATTACAGTTCCAAATGGAGTTTTGAAATTTGAAATTCTAGAAATTTCGAGAGACTAA
- a CDS encoding HIT family protein, which yields MSSIFTKIVNGEIPAYKIAEDDNYLAFLDVNPNAKGHTLCIPKQEIDKIFDMDEELYLGLMKFSKRIAAALEKTVPCKRIGIAVVGLEVPHAHVHLIPLNHMDEMRFIDKVSLSKEEFEALAKDIQSNL from the coding sequence ATGAGTTCAATATTCACTAAAATAGTTAACGGAGAAATTCCTGCATACAAAATCGCTGAAGACGATAATTATTTAGCATTTTTAGATGTAAATCCAAACGCTAAAGGGCATACACTATGTATTCCGAAGCAAGAGATTGATAAGATTTTTGATATGGACGAAGAACTGTATTTAGGGTTAATGAAATTCTCAAAAAGAATTGCAGCAGCTTTAGAAAAAACAGTTCCGTGCAAAAGAATCGGAATCGCAGTTGTTGGATTGGAAGTGCCTCATGCACACGTACACTTGATTCCGTTAAACCATATGGACGAGATGCGTTTTATTGATAAAGTGTCACTTTCAAAAGAAGAATTTGAAGCTTTAGCAAAAGATATTCAGTCAAATTTGTAA